In a single window of the Elaeis guineensis isolate ETL-2024a chromosome 4, EG11, whole genome shotgun sequence genome:
- the LOC105036359 gene encoding uncharacterized protein yields MELPPPSPRSSQESISSSSSELHPFINLDDRRSLQVQDEISALEQQQHLYDCENERIRLQNEIRVLMEFVDNSGMRLQELEDGTSLNAARLRMCLWKNANKERESAALKDVAKTLTEHRERYEAVERHQMEEMARLSAQLESLQREDTSVSIKLQSADLEANELSTEIKNLEMQLSEESDCFLPIEKRNISPASERDVNN; encoded by the exons ATGGAGCTCCCTCCACCGTCCCCGAGGAGCAGCCAAGAATCCATCAGCAGCTCATCATCGGAGCTGCATCCCTTCATCAATCTGGACGACCGCAGAAGCCTCCAAGTCCAAGATGAGATCTCTGCTCTCGAGCAGCAGCAGCATCTCTACGATTGCGAGAATGAGCGGATCCGGCTCCAAAATGAAATCCGTGTCCTCATGGAGTTCGTGGACAACTCAGGCATGCGCTTGCAAGAACTCGAG GATGGCACGAGCTTGAACGCCGCGCGGCTGAGGATGTGCCTCTGGAAAAATGCGAACAAGGAAAGGGAAAGTGCCGCACTAAAGGATGTAGCGAAGACTTTAACGGAACACCGTGAGCGTTATGAGGCAGTAGAAAGACATCAAATGGAAGAG ATGGCAAGATTGTCTGCGCAGCTTGAATCCCTGCAAAGAGAGGACACAAGCGTAAGCATCAAGCTTCAAAGTGCCGATCTGGAG GCCAACGAACTAAGCACAGAGATTAAGAACCTGGAGATGCAGCTATCTGAAGAAAGTGATTGCTTCCTACCTATTGAAAAGAGAAACATATCTCCAGCTTCTGAGA GGGATGTGAATAACTGA